One genomic window of Desulfomonilia bacterium includes the following:
- a CDS encoding ABC transporter ATP-binding protein gives MKAETSISALGLFKTFHKAKHGIEVLKGLDISVDKGEGVAVIGASGTGKSTLLHLLGGLEKPDSGSIYYGDKNICTMKDNDLSALRNKMIGFVFQFHFLLPEFTALENIYIPAMISSGNMKIAKKRALELLDIVGLADRAIHKPGELSGGEQQRVSLARALMMSPEILLADEPTGDLDPSTGEMLAELLVKLKKDMGVTMIIVTHNHDLARLMDRTLILKGGMLERYTL, from the coding sequence ATGAAGGCTGAGACTTCCATCAGCGCCCTTGGGTTATTCAAGACCTTCCATAAGGCAAAACACGGGATCGAGGTACTGAAAGGGCTTGATATCAGCGTTGATAAAGGGGAAGGGGTTGCTGTTATCGGGGCGTCGGGAACAGGCAAAAGCACGCTCCTTCATCTGCTCGGCGGTCTGGAAAAGCCCGACAGCGGGAGTATTTATTACGGAGACAAAAACATCTGCACGATGAAAGATAATGACCTCTCGGCCCTGAGAAATAAGATGATAGGTTTTGTTTTCCAGTTCCATTTTCTGCTCCCTGAATTTACGGCGCTTGAAAACATTTATATCCCGGCCATGATTTCATCTGGGAATATGAAGATTGCAAAGAAAAGGGCCCTTGAGCTTCTTGACATCGTAGGGCTTGCCGACAGGGCAATACACAAACCGGGAGAGCTTTCAGGCGGCGAACAGCAGAGGGTTTCTCTGGCAAGGGCTCTGATGATGTCGCCGGAGATACTTCTTGCAGACGAACCGACAGGAGACCTTGATCCTTCGACCGGCGAGATGCTGGCCGAACTTCTTGTCAAACTTAAAAAAGATATGGGTGTTACAATGATTATCGTCACGCACAATCATGATCTTGCGAGACTCATGGATAGAACATTGATACTCAAGGGAGGGATGCTTGAAAGATACACTCTGTAA
- a CDS encoding PIG-L family deacetylase — MKNSKLMKTVFLFMIAASLCCCKVDSKDNASQSSSYAADMFSDSEVVKKKALIVISPHPDDESIMAAGTIYRACHDPDTLVQAVYLSSGDAAGGRGKCHETSEEIRRQKIVELRENETRNAWAVLGLDPSYIHFLRYPDKGMVSATKLVKGKRIDTLNTEGTNAIAEITELVQGLVPEGTQNLTIISGSGWDGHPDHRVDYYCAKSAALAVSSNMKIPVTLLSMVVHDEFIIDLGFCCIGDLFWPNKGPAFKYCTLANSRQRPRPPMWDLAFDISDLGSIKSDAIKAHVSQVTGYPPLCMTVLDKEYYRRWMEKKEEVFYKEEFPAAD; from the coding sequence GTGAAGAACTCAAAACTGATGAAGACCGTTTTTCTTTTTATGATCGCCGCATCTCTTTGCTGCTGCAAGGTGGATTCAAAAGACAATGCGTCCCAATCGTCGTCTTATGCTGCAGATATGTTTTCAGACAGTGAGGTTGTAAAGAAGAAGGCGTTGATAGTCATTTCCCCGCATCCCGACGATGAGAGCATCATGGCTGCAGGGACAATTTACAGGGCGTGCCATGATCCTGATACCCTTGTACAGGCTGTGTACCTCTCCTCGGGTGACGCCGCAGGCGGCAGGGGAAAATGTCATGAGACGAGCGAAGAGATAAGAAGACAGAAAATAGTTGAGCTCAGAGAAAACGAGACAAGAAACGCATGGGCCGTACTCGGCCTTGACCCGTCATATATCCATTTCCTGAGGTATCCTGATAAAGGCATGGTTTCTGCTACAAAACTGGTTAAAGGTAAGCGCATCGATACCCTCAACACTGAAGGTACAAATGCAATTGCCGAGATAACAGAACTGGTGCAGGGGCTTGTGCCTGAAGGCACCCAAAACCTTACTATAATCTCAGGTTCAGGCTGGGACGGCCACCCTGACCACCGCGTCGACTACTATTGCGCAAAATCAGCCGCACTTGCCGTGAGCTCCAACATGAAGATCCCGGTAACACTGCTCAGCATGGTGGTCCATGACGAATTTATAATCGATCTCGGTTTCTGCTGCATCGGCGACCTGTTCTGGCCGAACAAGGGGCCTGCATTCAAATACTGTACACTGGCCAATTCAAGACAGCGCCCCAGGCCTCCCATGTGGGACCTTGCTTTTGACATAAGCGACCTCGGCAGCATCAAATCCGATGCGATCAAGGCCCATGTCAGCCAGGTCACAGGATATCCTCCTCTTTGCATGACGGTTCTGGACAAGGAGTATTACCGCAGGTGGATGGAGAAAAAGGAGGAGGTCTTCTACAAAGAGGAATTCCCTGCAGCAGACTGA
- a CDS encoding lipoprotein-releasing ABC transporter permease subunit: MILRFEYFVARKYLRAKKSQGFISFTSALSVFGIAIGVMALIVVISVMNGFEEDIKAKLLGTQSHIVVTSLSDSMTDPEKLLPGIMSVEGVEGATPFILSEGLMSASGSIKGIVIRGIDTATAGKVIRLQDIIKNGVSLKQMGESDILLGSELARNLGATPGDVVTLVSPSGIVTPLGLMPKSISFTVKGIFSTGMYEYDSNMVYITLPAAMKLMMKDVPTGIEIKVRDIYQAGAISKAILERIGPGYWATTWKEMNRSLFSALKMEKTVMWIILLFIILVAVFSIISMLIMLVMEKRKEIAILKSMGATSSQILGIFIIMGMVIGLSGTILGLVLGLGLTYNLDSVVNAVEFIFGIEVMPKDVYYITGLPTRVFPIEIIIIALSSIILSFFATIYPARQAARQDPVEVLRYEG; this comes from the coding sequence ATAATCCTGAGATTTGAGTATTTTGTTGCACGCAAATACCTGAGGGCAAAGAAAAGCCAGGGTTTCATAAGCTTTACTTCCGCCCTGTCTGTTTTTGGAATAGCCATCGGCGTCATGGCGCTGATAGTCGTTATTTCTGTCATGAACGGCTTCGAGGAGGACATCAAGGCAAAGCTTCTGGGTACCCAGTCACACATTGTTGTTACAAGCTTGAGCGACAGCATGACCGATCCTGAAAAGCTTCTGCCCGGTATAATGTCCGTAGAAGGAGTGGAGGGCGCAACGCCGTTCATACTTTCGGAAGGGCTGATGTCCGCATCCGGATCGATCAAGGGCATAGTCATAAGGGGTATCGATACGGCAACCGCAGGTAAAGTCATAAGACTTCAGGATATCATCAAAAACGGCGTGTCCTTGAAACAGATGGGAGAATCGGATATCCTGCTGGGCTCGGAGCTTGCCAGAAATCTGGGTGCGACACCCGGTGATGTTGTAACGCTCGTTTCCCCTTCAGGAATAGTGACGCCTCTGGGGCTTATGCCCAAATCCATAAGTTTTACGGTCAAAGGGATATTTTCCACCGGCATGTATGAATATGATTCGAACATGGTCTATATTACTCTTCCTGCCGCTATGAAGCTTATGATGAAGGACGTGCCTACAGGGATAGAAATAAAGGTGAGGGATATCTATCAGGCAGGCGCAATCTCAAAGGCGATTCTTGAAAGAATCGGTCCGGGATACTGGGCTACCACCTGGAAGGAAATGAACAGGAGCCTCTTCTCAGCCCTTAAAATGGAAAAGACCGTGATGTGGATAATCCTGCTGTTTATTATACTTGTCGCTGTGTTCAGTATAATCAGCATGCTCATCATGCTCGTGATGGAAAAGAGAAAAGAGATTGCAATACTCAAGTCGATGGGTGCGACTTCTTCACAGATACTCGGAATATTTATCATAATGGGTATGGTGATCGGCCTGAGCGGAACGATCCTCGGGCTTGTTTTAGGGCTTGGACTTACTTATAACCTGGATTCAGTAGTGAATGCCGTCGAGTTCATCTTCGGAATAGAGGTGATGCCGAAGGATGTGTATTACATTACGGGCCTTCCCACCAGGGTCTTTCCCATCGAAATAATCATTATCGCTTTGAGTTCGATAATTCTTTCATTTTTCGCAACCATATATCCTGCAAGGCAGGCTGCCAGACAGGATCCTGTAGAGGTGCTCCGCTATGAAGGCTGA
- the hydG gene encoding [FeFe] hydrogenase H-cluster radical SAM maturase HydG, producing the protein MKDFIDDEKIQHVLDVSAGPEKRRVEDVLVKARELKGLTPEETAVLLQTEDKELVHEILMTARYVKESIYGNRLVLFAPLYIANHCANNCLYCGFRRANKELKRVALTMEEIAAEAQAIEAEGHKRILMLCGEHPTRSSLDYFIEAIETVYATTNFNGEIRRINVEVAPLEVDEFKRLKAAKIGTYLLFQETYHHATYKKMHPTGPKKNYEYRVTAMHRAQEAGIDDVGMGALFGLYDYRFEVLGLLYHAQNLEKTCGVGPHTISIPRLEPALNAPAAIKPPHPVSDEEFKKLVAILRLAVPYTGMILTTRESAALRNEIFSLGVSQISAGSRTNPGGYHDHGGNDFMAAQFNLGDTRSLDEVIYEIVQQGLIPSFCTACYRLGRTGADFMELAKPGLIKKFCRTNAILTFEEYLLDYASKKTKKAGMKLVEKLLADTGSAGLKRTINSRLRRMENGERDLYI; encoded by the coding sequence ATGAAAGACTTTATCGATGATGAGAAGATTCAACATGTTCTGGATGTTTCCGCCGGACCTGAAAAAAGAAGGGTAGAGGATGTTCTTGTTAAAGCCAGGGAATTGAAAGGCCTCACTCCTGAAGAAACGGCAGTGCTTCTGCAGACCGAGGATAAAGAGCTTGTACATGAAATACTTATGACTGCGCGCTATGTGAAAGAATCGATATACGGCAACCGGCTGGTACTCTTTGCGCCCCTTTATATAGCCAACCACTGTGCCAACAACTGCCTTTACTGCGGGTTCAGACGCGCCAACAAGGAGCTTAAGAGGGTTGCGCTCACGATGGAAGAGATAGCGGCTGAGGCTCAGGCCATCGAGGCCGAAGGCCACAAACGCATACTTATGCTTTGCGGGGAACACCCGACACGCTCAAGCCTGGACTATTTTATCGAGGCGATCGAGACGGTATACGCAACGACAAATTTCAACGGGGAAATCAGGCGCATCAATGTCGAGGTTGCGCCGCTGGAAGTCGATGAGTTCAAGAGATTAAAGGCTGCAAAGATCGGCACATACCTGCTTTTCCAGGAGACGTACCACCATGCGACATATAAGAAGATGCACCCGACAGGCCCGAAGAAAAACTATGAATACAGGGTGACGGCAATGCACCGTGCGCAGGAGGCCGGCATTGACGATGTGGGGATGGGCGCGTTATTCGGGCTTTATGACTACAGGTTCGAGGTCCTGGGGCTTTTGTATCATGCCCAGAATCTTGAAAAGACATGCGGGGTGGGGCCGCATACGATCTCGATACCGAGGCTGGAACCCGCACTTAATGCACCTGCGGCAATAAAACCGCCGCATCCGGTAAGTGATGAAGAATTCAAAAAGCTTGTTGCCATACTGAGACTGGCGGTTCCGTATACCGGGATGATACTTACCACCCGCGAATCTGCTGCGCTCAGAAACGAAATATTCAGTCTGGGGGTATCACAGATAAGTGCAGGATCTCGCACGAATCCCGGCGGATATCATGACCACGGCGGCAATGATTTCATGGCGGCCCAGTTCAATCTCGGCGATACGCGCTCTCTCGATGAAGTAATTTACGAGATAGTTCAGCAGGGGCTTATCCCCAGCTTCTGCACTGCATGCTACAGGCTCGGAAGAACAGGCGCCGACTTTATGGAACTGGCCAAACCCGGGCTTATAAAAAAATTCTGCAGGACAAACGCCATACTCACTTTCGAAGAATACCTTCTTGACTATGCGAGCAAGAAAACAAAAAAGGCGGGAATGAAGCTTGTGGAAAAGCTGCTTGCAGATACCGGAAGTGCAGGCCTCAAACGTACGATAAACAGCAGGCTAAGGCGCATGGAAAACGGGGAAAGGGATCTGTATATTTAA
- a CDS encoding RDD family protein, which translates to MNWYYQIDGKRLGPVDTGKMRQLVLNETVKADTYVWNEDLPKWIFYGQLTDKMRGDLPAAASSANNPAPAAISPGSSPGQDKPGNSQLCAECKNIFPSSYLAKFGDRYICAGCKNTYVQKMREGISPLGVFNYAGFWIRVAAYIIDAVILGAANLALQFVFSSFTSMPDMSDAMTSNPEMFKQFIMPFMILIIIQITVDIGYPTFFVGKYGATPGKMICGLRIIRPDGSRVSYSRAFARYFAQMLSGIILFIGYLMVAFDDECRALHDRICDTRVIWKER; encoded by the coding sequence ATGAACTGGTATTATCAGATTGACGGGAAAAGGCTGGGACCGGTCGATACCGGAAAGATGAGGCAGCTCGTCCTTAATGAAACAGTTAAAGCCGACACCTATGTATGGAATGAAGACCTTCCCAAGTGGATTTTTTACGGCCAGCTCACAGATAAAATGAGGGGGGACCTGCCGGCGGCCGCTTCGTCCGCCAATAATCCTGCACCGGCAGCCATCTCACCGGGCAGTTCACCAGGACAGGATAAACCGGGAAACTCCCAGCTGTGCGCCGAATGCAAAAACATATTCCCTTCTTCATATCTTGCAAAGTTCGGAGACAGGTATATCTGCGCAGGCTGCAAGAATACCTATGTCCAGAAGATGAGGGAAGGTATCTCACCCCTGGGTGTCTTCAATTATGCCGGGTTCTGGATAAGGGTTGCGGCATATATTATCGATGCCGTCATATTGGGCGCTGCAAATCTTGCGTTGCAGTTCGTCTTTTCATCATTCACGTCAATGCCTGACATGTCCGACGCCATGACGAGTAATCCAGAGATGTTCAAACAATTCATCATGCCCTTCATGATTTTAATTATAATCCAGATTACAGTCGATATCGGATATCCTACATTCTTTGTCGGAAAATACGGTGCCACGCCCGGGAAAATGATCTGCGGGCTTAGAATAATAAGACCGGACGGCAGCAGGGTAAGCTATTCAAGGGCGTTCGCCCGCTATTTTGCTCAGATGCTGAGCGGCATTATTCTGTTTATAGGCTACCTGATGGTTGCTTTCGATGATGAATGCCGGGCTCTACATGACCGCATCTGCGATACGAGGGTGATCTGGAAAGAGAGATGA
- the hydF gene encoding [FeFe] hydrogenase H-cluster maturation GTPase HydF, which yields MQETPKANRLNIAIFGRTNVGKSSLMNMLIGQDYAITSPVAGTTTDVVEKACELLPLGPVLFLDTAGVDDISELAQLRLNKTRKIYDRADVILLVTEPDTWTTFEDEVLLKAGENKIPVIVIINKNDLVKPAQAFLDDIRGKNSRVVEVSSIGSSGRDAYVNAIKQQLIEVAPDDFIEPPRLIGDLVNPGGIAILVVPIDLQAPKGRLILPQVQTIRDTLDNDAAAFVVKERELPAMLAMLNKKPDVVVTDSQAILKVSADVPRDIRLTTFSILFARQKGDLSIAAQGAAEIDKLKPGDRVLIAEACTHHALEDDIGRVKIPRWLRQYLGFDVKADAYAGRDYPENLSEYKLIIHCGGCMLTRREMMSRIQKAHQAGAAITNYGVAISFLQGVIRRSLEPFPAALMAFEKKMNN from the coding sequence ATGCAGGAAACGCCAAAAGCCAACAGACTCAATATTGCAATATTCGGCAGGACAAATGTCGGAAAATCGAGCCTCATGAATATGCTTATAGGTCAGGACTATGCAATAACCTCTCCTGTTGCAGGCACGACAACCGATGTTGTTGAGAAGGCATGCGAACTCCTGCCGCTCGGACCCGTGCTTTTTCTGGACACGGCAGGAGTCGATGACATTTCGGAACTTGCTCAATTGAGGCTTAATAAAACCCGTAAGATATATGACAGGGCCGATGTCATTCTGCTTGTGACGGAACCGGACACATGGACAACATTCGAAGATGAAGTTCTTTTGAAGGCCGGTGAGAATAAAATACCTGTCATCGTCATCATAAATAAAAACGATCTTGTCAAACCTGCGCAGGCGTTTCTGGATGATATCAGGGGAAAAAATTCTAGAGTTGTAGAGGTTTCAAGCATCGGATCATCCGGCAGGGATGCCTATGTGAATGCCATCAAACAGCAGCTGATAGAGGTCGCCCCGGATGACTTCATTGAACCACCCAGGCTTATAGGTGATCTTGTGAATCCGGGCGGCATTGCAATACTTGTCGTGCCCATTGACCTGCAGGCGCCAAAGGGAAGGCTAATTCTGCCGCAGGTGCAGACGATTAGGGATACGCTTGACAATGATGCCGCTGCATTCGTGGTCAAGGAACGGGAACTCCCGGCCATGCTCGCAATGCTTAATAAAAAGCCGGATGTTGTCGTTACTGATTCCCAGGCGATATTGAAGGTTTCTGCGGATGTGCCCAGGGATATCAGGCTCACGACATTTTCCATTCTTTTCGCCAGACAGAAAGGAGACTTGTCAATCGCGGCACAGGGCGCTGCTGAAATCGACAAGCTGAAACCCGGCGACAGGGTCCTTATTGCAGAGGCCTGTACGCATCATGCGCTGGAAGACGATATCGGAAGGGTGAAAATTCCAAGGTGGCTGAGGCAGTATCTCGGCTTTGATGTCAAAGCAGATGCGTATGCAGGCAGGGATTATCCGGAAAATCTTTCCGAATACAAACTGATCATTCACTGCGGCGGATGCATGCTGACCAGACGGGAAATGATGAGCAGAATACAAAAGGCGCATCAGGCAGGTGCGGCGATTACAAATTACGGGGTGGCCATCTCATTCCTGCAGGGCGTTATCAGGCGTTCTCTGGAGCCATTCCCGGCAGCGCTCATGGCGTTTGAAAAAAAGATGAACAATTAA
- the hydE gene encoding [FeFe] hydrogenase H-cluster radical SAM maturase HydE yields the protein MSGELEKTKSYNKSKIIKILSEDDPSALLAEADEARRNYIGDEVYLRGIIEFSNYCIQDCHYCGLGCNNNKLERYRMSDDEILSGAREILKSGIGTVVLQSGEDTFYSTQKIVSLIKRIKDETGLVITLSTGEWPLKAFELFKEAGADRYLLKHETSDGNLYKQIKSGGDQSYRIKCLKHLKTLGFETGSGVMVGLPGQTLESLAGDIMMFKELDIDMIGIGPFIPHPDTLLAGNPAGSPELVLKMIALTRIVTRNTNIPATTALTTIDPKNRVRSLMAGANVIMPDFTPAKYRKLYEIYPGKGSSPAEPSEIMDGIRRDIEAAGRIIGPGPGNRRNN from the coding sequence GTGAGTGGTGAACTGGAAAAAACAAAATCTTACAATAAAAGCAAAATCATAAAAATTCTGTCTGAGGATGATCCTTCCGCCCTGTTAGCTGAGGCTGACGAGGCAAGAAGAAACTACATCGGTGACGAGGTTTATCTGAGGGGAATAATCGAATTTTCGAACTACTGTATTCAGGACTGTCATTATTGCGGACTGGGATGCAACAATAACAAGCTCGAAAGATACCGGATGTCCGATGATGAGATACTTTCCGGCGCCAGGGAGATTTTAAAATCCGGGATAGGTACCGTTGTTCTTCAGTCGGGTGAGGATACGTTTTACTCCACGCAAAAAATTGTAAGCCTCATCAAAAGGATAAAAGATGAAACAGGCCTTGTCATAACGCTTTCAACCGGCGAATGGCCCCTTAAGGCGTTCGAACTTTTCAAAGAGGCGGGGGCGGACAGATACCTGCTCAAGCACGAAACCTCGGACGGTAATCTGTATAAGCAGATCAAATCAGGTGGCGATCAATCATACAGAATTAAATGTCTGAAGCATCTTAAAACTCTGGGTTTTGAAACCGGCTCGGGTGTCATGGTGGGACTTCCCGGGCAGACGTTGGAATCTCTGGCCGGAGACATAATGATGTTCAAGGAGCTTGACATCGATATGATAGGGATAGGTCCTTTCATACCGCATCCCGATACCCTTCTGGCAGGAAATCCTGCAGGCAGTCCCGAACTTGTTCTTAAAATGATCGCCTTGACGCGCATTGTGACCCGGAACACTAACATCCCCGCAACAACCGCACTTACGACCATCGACCCGAAAAACCGCGTCAGGTCGCTCATGGCAGGCGCCAATGTCATCATGCCGGATTTTACGCCGGCTAAGTACAGAAAACTCTACGAGATATATCCCGGCAAGGGCTCAAGCCCGGCTGAACCTTCCGAGATCATGGACGGCATCAGGAGGGACATCGAGGCAGCTGGCAGAATTATAGGCCCCGGCCCGGGCAACCGCAGAAATAATTAA
- the lysS gene encoding lysine--tRNA ligase, with protein sequence MEDIGRLTRQRIEKFDALKKEYGVAHFPNTYKKDTDVCDFIKEYSPLDAEKLHSIDKIHKMAGRIMAVRIFGKAAFIHFQDGSGKLQAFFEKAKLGEKAYELFKKLDVGDIIGLWGTPIKTKTGELSVYTQGFELLTKNFQPLPEKWHGLTDVETRYRQRYADLIMSSEVKEVFLKRTKIIKALRSYMDNLGFVEVETPMMQSIPGGATAKPFKTHHNALNMDLYMRIAPELYLKRLVVGGFERVYEINRNFRNEGISTRHNPEFTMMEFYMAYADYKDLMKLTEEMISTIAMDVLGTAKVVYQGTEIDFSPPWQSFTMKEAITAVGKAGADIIEDRNKAMAFCREKGFPVTGSEGLGELQTIIFEETCEDKLTGPVFITSYPTEVSPLSRRNTEDPSIVDRFELYIAGREIANAFSELNDPFDQKERFEKQLADKEGPGELDEDYIRALEYGMPPAAGEGIGIDRLVMLLTDSPSIRDVILFPLLRKGE encoded by the coding sequence TTGGAGGACATCGGGCGGTTAACAAGGCAGCGCATAGAAAAATTCGATGCACTGAAAAAAGAATACGGAGTGGCTCACTTTCCGAATACGTATAAAAAGGATACGGATGTCTGCGACTTTATAAAAGAATATTCCCCTCTTGATGCAGAAAAACTTCACAGTATCGATAAAATACATAAAATGGCCGGCCGCATCATGGCTGTACGCATATTCGGCAAGGCGGCCTTCATACATTTTCAGGATGGTTCGGGAAAGCTTCAGGCATTCTTTGAAAAGGCTAAACTCGGGGAAAAGGCATATGAGCTTTTCAAAAAACTGGATGTCGGCGATATAATCGGTTTATGGGGCACACCCATTAAAACGAAGACAGGAGAGCTTTCAGTATATACTCAGGGTTTTGAGCTGCTGACGAAGAATTTTCAGCCCCTGCCGGAGAAATGGCACGGGCTCACCGATGTCGAGACAAGATACCGTCAGAGATACGCCGATCTGATAATGTCCTCTGAAGTAAAGGAAGTCTTCCTGAAAAGGACAAAAATAATCAAAGCCCTCAGGTCATACATGGATAACCTCGGTTTTGTCGAGGTCGAAACCCCAATGATGCAGAGCATACCGGGAGGTGCCACGGCCAAGCCTTTCAAGACGCATCACAATGCCCTTAATATGGACCTTTATATGAGGATAGCGCCCGAACTCTATCTCAAAAGGCTGGTAGTCGGGGGCTTTGAACGGGTCTATGAAATCAATCGCAATTTCAGGAACGAGGGCATATCGACCAGACATAACCCGGAATTCACCATGATGGAATTCTATATGGCCTATGCTGACTACAAAGATCTGATGAAACTGACCGAAGAGATGATTTCAACGATTGCCATGGATGTACTTGGTACGGCAAAAGTCGTTTATCAGGGTACTGAAATTGATTTTTCACCTCCATGGCAGTCTTTTACGATGAAAGAGGCTATAACGGCCGTGGGAAAAGCAGGCGCCGATATCATTGAAGATCGTAACAAGGCCATGGCTTTCTGCAGGGAAAAAGGATTTCCCGTCACCGGAAGCGAAGGCCTCGGCGAACTGCAGACCATAATCTTTGAAGAGACATGCGAGGACAAACTCACGGGTCCTGTATTTATTACGTCTTACCCGACCGAAGTTTCACCGCTTTCACGCCGTAACACGGAAGACCCCTCCATAGTCGACCGTTTTGAGCTCTACATTGCCGGCAGGGAAATAGCCAATGCATTCAGCGAGCTCAATGATCCGTTCGACCAGAAAGAGCGTTTTGAAAAGCAGCTTGCAGACAAAGAGGGTCCGGGAGAGCTTGATGAAGATTATATCAGGGCGCTTGAGTATGGCATGCCGCCGGCAGCTGGAGAGGGAATTGGAATAGACAGGCTTGTCATGCTGCTTACCGACAGCCCCTCGATAAGAGACGTGATACTATTCCCGCTTCTTCGTAAAGGAGAATAA
- a CDS encoding M20/M25/M40 family metallo-hydrolase encodes MGTEMNMQEILDHIAVPRPSYSNTYDSIVVFIKELLYPYNIPYTIQEFALKPRLDFLIGITIALLGIILAVFIIRKKPVAAIITALLIPAVLILEFEYFVSIVSWLITKPAENIIIQFPNPAATRELIFAAHMDSKTALFDHIQRAHIYRLIPAAIVLGLITPLIYLIGRSKRFAKNRIFSGISMLIAVVLAAYWILFGLSFFGYVFVDDKSPGAVDDAASVAILVELAKEIQSGRVPMSNNAVTILLTTGEELNLLGAQAYVNEFFPSGNNGRKIPAMLINLDCVGQSGNLAYFESNGVFLRHYPADPGLVNEVGKAFKAVSGRIIDKGPSSTDDSVCFMAKGIPAITLCNTGIPGQGMGGFHSAADNMHRIDLNNMKMALDTLIHVIGNK; translated from the coding sequence ATGGGGACAGAAATGAATATGCAGGAAATACTCGATCATATAGCCGTACCAAGACCAAGCTACAGCAACACTTATGACAGCATTGTCGTTTTCATCAAGGAGCTGCTCTATCCCTATAACATCCCATATACCATCCAGGAATTTGCACTGAAGCCCCGGCTGGACTTTCTTATAGGCATCACTATAGCATTGCTCGGCATAATCCTTGCTGTCTTTATCATAAGGAAAAAACCCGTAGCTGCGATAATAACCGCATTGCTCATCCCTGCTGTGCTGATACTGGAGTTCGAATACTTCGTGAGCATTGTTTCATGGCTTATCACAAAACCGGCGGAGAACATCATAATCCAGTTCCCGAACCCGGCCGCGACAAGGGAGCTTATATTCGCGGCTCATATGGACTCGAAAACCGCTCTGTTCGACCATATACAGAGGGCACATATCTACAGGCTCATCCCCGCGGCAATCGTTCTGGGATTGATCACACCCCTGATATATTTGATCGGCAGAAGTAAACGTTTTGCAAAAAACAGGATTTTTTCCGGAATATCAATGCTCATAGCGGTGGTTCTGGCGGCATACTGGATACTTTTCGGATTGAGCTTCTTCGGATATGTCTTTGTTGACGACAAATCCCCCGGCGCAGTGGACGACGCGGCAAGTGTCGCCATTCTGGTCGAACTTGCAAAGGAAATCCAAAGCGGCAGGGTGCCCATGTCAAACAATGCCGTCACAATACTTCTCACCACAGGCGAAGAACTGAATCTTCTTGGCGCTCAGGCATATGTCAATGAGTTCTTCCCGTCAGGCAACAACGGAAGGAAGATACCTGCAATGCTCATAAACCTCGATTGCGTCGGACAGAGCGGCAATCTCGCCTACTTTGAAAGTAACGGGGTGTTCCTCAGACATTATCCTGCAGATCCGGGTCTCGTGAATGAGGTCGGAAAGGCATTCAAAGCCGTCTCAGGCAGGATTATCGATAAAGGCCCGTCAAGCACGGACGATTCCGTATGTTTCATGGCAAAGGGCATACCCGCCATAACTCTTTGCAACACAGGCATTCCCGGCCAGGGAATGGGCGGTTTTCATTCCGCAGCAGACAATATGCACAGGATCGACCTCAACAACATGAAAATGGCCCTCGATACGCTCATTCACGTTATCGGTAATAAGTGA